The following proteins are encoded in a genomic region of Alistipes shahii WAL 8301:
- a CDS encoding DUF2764 family protein, whose product MFATQYYCLVASLKEYALDADTKGFDARAIVSGILEEVNRGDAREVRLLYGYYDCENIAALRAGRSAHNPLGNFTREELAEELKAPKRLPEAVARVVRAYADPEGEDAETVDTSRRFEKELFGAYYAACGKAGSRFLREWSAFDRNLRNVSAAVTARAAGRAVEEVVMGGGDVAEQLQRSSAADFGLRGELPYIDAVIAAVNDEANLVEKEHKIDLIRWNEAAELATFDYFDVNAILSYLVRINIVARWTLLDAARGREMFARLLAELDGKELINKE is encoded by the coding sequence ATGTTTGCGACCCAATATTATTGTCTGGTAGCCTCCCTGAAGGAGTACGCGCTCGACGCCGACACCAAGGGCTTCGACGCCCGGGCCATCGTCTCCGGGATTCTGGAGGAGGTGAACCGCGGCGACGCCCGCGAGGTGCGGCTCCTGTACGGCTACTACGACTGTGAGAATATCGCCGCCCTGCGTGCGGGGCGCTCGGCGCACAATCCGCTGGGCAACTTCACGCGCGAGGAGCTGGCGGAGGAGCTGAAAGCTCCGAAGCGGCTTCCCGAGGCGGTTGCCCGCGTGGTGAGGGCCTATGCCGATCCCGAGGGCGAGGACGCCGAGACGGTCGACACGTCGCGGCGTTTCGAGAAGGAGCTGTTCGGGGCCTACTACGCCGCCTGCGGAAAGGCCGGGAGTCGCTTCCTGCGCGAGTGGTCCGCTTTCGACCGGAACCTGCGCAACGTTTCGGCGGCCGTCACGGCGCGCGCCGCAGGGCGTGCGGTCGAGGAGGTCGTCATGGGCGGCGGCGATGTCGCCGAACAGTTGCAGCGCAGTTCTGCGGCCGATTTCGGGCTTCGGGGCGAACTTCCCTATATCGACGCGGTGATCGCGGCGGTGAACGACGAGGCCAACCTCGTGGAGAAGGAGCACAAGATCGACCTGATCCGCTGGAACGAAGCTGCGGAGCTGGCGACCTTCGACTATTTCGACGTCAACGCCATCCTTTCCTACCTGGTGCGGATCAACATCGTCGCTCGCTGGACGCTGCTCGACGCTGCGCGCGGCCGCGAGATGTTCGCCCGCCTGCTTGCCGAACTGGACGGCAAGGAGCTGATTAATAAGGAATAA
- the murB gene encoding UDP-N-acetylmuramate dehydrogenase, whose product MIREFHQISLRGRNSFGVDQRAARLVEFETAEDLRTFFAAGIPGRWTVLAGGNNILFTEDYDGVLLTPVARQIALLSDDGDEVRLRVEAGVEWDDLVEWAVERGLWGIENLSLIPGKAGSAPVQNIGAYGCEAKDAIRRVEMYCVETGNLLTLDAAHCGFGYRESVFKHDLKGRVIITAIEIRLSHTPRPKLGYGDVEREVEARGGATLRNIREAICSIRRAKLPDPAVLGNAGSFFKNPVVEAPVAERLLAEYPDMPHYAAPEGRVKLAAGWLIDRAGMKGYREGSVGVHERQALVLVNHGGATGGEVIAFARTVQAKVREKFGIEIDTEVNIL is encoded by the coding sequence ATGATTCGAGAATTTCACCAAATCAGCCTGCGCGGGCGCAACAGTTTCGGCGTCGACCAGCGGGCCGCACGCCTCGTAGAATTCGAAACGGCCGAGGATCTGCGCACGTTTTTCGCCGCGGGGATTCCCGGGCGGTGGACGGTGCTCGCCGGGGGCAACAACATCCTTTTCACCGAAGATTACGACGGCGTGCTGCTGACCCCCGTGGCCCGGCAGATCGCCCTTTTGAGCGACGACGGCGACGAAGTTCGCCTGCGCGTCGAGGCGGGCGTCGAATGGGACGACCTGGTGGAATGGGCCGTCGAACGCGGTCTGTGGGGCATCGAAAACCTCTCGCTGATCCCCGGCAAGGCGGGGTCCGCCCCGGTGCAGAACATCGGGGCCTACGGCTGCGAAGCGAAGGACGCGATCCGCCGGGTCGAGATGTACTGCGTCGAAACGGGCAACCTGCTGACGCTCGACGCCGCGCACTGCGGATTCGGCTACCGCGAAAGCGTCTTCAAGCACGACCTGAAAGGGCGCGTGATCATCACAGCCATCGAAATACGCCTCTCGCATACGCCGCGCCCGAAACTGGGCTACGGCGACGTGGAGCGCGAGGTCGAAGCCCGCGGAGGCGCCACGCTGCGCAACATCCGCGAGGCGATCTGCTCGATCCGCCGCGCGAAACTTCCCGACCCGGCCGTGCTGGGCAACGCGGGCAGCTTCTTCAAGAATCCCGTGGTCGAAGCCCCCGTCGCGGAACGGCTCCTTGCCGAATATCCCGACATGCCGCACTATGCGGCCCCCGAAGGCCGCGTAAAGCTGGCCGCCGGGTGGCTGATCGACCGGGCCGGGATGAAAGGCTACCGCGAGGGAAGCGTGGGGGTTCACGAGCGGCAGGCGCTGGTGCTGGTGAACCACGGCGGCGCCACGGGCGGCGAGGTGATCGCCTTCGCCCG
- a CDS encoding DUF4301 family protein codes for MFDEKDLQQIREHGLTPEQAETQLENFRRGFPFLNVVRAASPGDGVLVVGAAEADAAVERYEKESAGLGVVKFVPASGAATRMFKELFEFVNDGKRGKGIDTLLENIGKFAFWPELRAVLPAGADDRAIVNAIVGDGLNYGRKPKGLVTFHAYPEGARKAVEEHLVEGAAYAAAGGVVRIHFTVSPEHVAGFEELLAAKVPFYEKRFGVRYEISFSVQKPSTDTLAVNPDNTPFRQDDGTLLFRPAGHGALIENLNEIDADLIFIKNIDNVTTDARRGDTVRYKKVLAGVLLDLQGRAFEYLKALEVGGAELEPIAEFIEKQLCVKLPAEYDSALLRAVLDRPIRVCGMVRNEGEPGGGPFWVGNPDGTESLQIAESSQIAPDDLPLMQSATHFNPVDLVCGVRDSKGCKFDLRRYTDPATGFISSKSSGGRDLRAQELPGLWNGAMAKWNTVFVDVPVTTFSPVKVVQDLLRPQHQ; via the coding sequence ATGTTCGACGAAAAAGATTTGCAGCAAATCCGGGAGCACGGACTCACTCCCGAACAGGCGGAGACCCAGTTGGAGAATTTCCGCCGTGGATTCCCTTTCCTGAATGTCGTGCGGGCCGCATCGCCGGGCGACGGCGTGCTGGTTGTCGGCGCGGCGGAGGCCGATGCCGCCGTGGAACGCTATGAAAAAGAGTCTGCCGGACTGGGGGTGGTGAAGTTCGTGCCCGCTTCGGGGGCCGCCACGCGCATGTTCAAGGAGCTGTTCGAGTTCGTCAACGACGGCAAACGCGGCAAGGGCATCGACACGCTGCTGGAAAATATCGGGAAGTTCGCCTTCTGGCCCGAACTTCGCGCCGTGCTGCCCGCCGGGGCCGACGACCGTGCGATCGTGAATGCCATCGTCGGCGACGGGCTGAACTACGGCCGCAAGCCCAAGGGCCTGGTCACCTTCCATGCCTATCCCGAAGGGGCGCGCAAGGCCGTCGAGGAGCACCTGGTCGAAGGGGCGGCCTACGCCGCGGCCGGAGGCGTCGTGCGCATCCATTTCACCGTCTCGCCCGAGCACGTCGCGGGCTTCGAGGAGCTGCTCGCCGCAAAGGTCCCCTTTTATGAAAAGCGGTTCGGCGTCCGTTACGAGATCTCGTTCTCGGTGCAGAAACCTTCGACCGACACCCTCGCCGTGAATCCCGACAACACGCCTTTCCGGCAGGACGACGGCACGCTGCTGTTCCGTCCCGCGGGCCACGGGGCGCTGATCGAAAACCTGAACGAGATCGACGCCGACCTGATCTTCATCAAGAACATCGACAACGTGACGACCGATGCCCGCCGCGGGGACACGGTCCGTTATAAAAAGGTGCTTGCAGGGGTTCTGCTCGACCTCCAGGGGCGCGCCTTCGAGTACCTCAAGGCCCTCGAAGTGGGTGGCGCCGAGCTGGAACCCATCGCCGAATTCATCGAGAAACAGCTCTGCGTGAAACTCCCCGCCGAGTACGATTCGGCGCTGCTGCGCGCCGTGTTGGACCGTCCGATCCGCGTCTGCGGCATGGTCCGCAACGAGGGCGAGCCGGGCGGCGGCCCGTTCTGGGTCGGGAACCCCGACGGCACGGAGTCGCTTCAGATCGCCGAGTCGAGCCAGATCGCGCCCGACGACCTGCCGCTGATGCAGTCGGCCACGCACTTCAATCCGGTGGACCTCGTCTGCGGCGTGCGCGATTCGAAGGGATGCAAGTTCGATCTGCGCCGGTACACCGATCCCGCGACGGGATTCATCTCGTCGAAATCCTCCGGCGGCCGCGATCTGCGTGCGCAGGAGCTTCCGGGACTCTGGAACGGTGCGATGGCGAAGTGGAACACGGTCTTCGTCGACGTTCCCGTCACGACATTCTCTCCGGTGAAGGTGGTGCAGGATCTTCTGCGCCCCCAGCACCAATAG